One Phoenix dactylifera cultivar Barhee BC4 unplaced genomic scaffold, palm_55x_up_171113_PBpolish2nd_filt_p 000298F, whole genome shotgun sequence DNA window includes the following coding sequences:
- the LOC103706335 gene encoding LOW QUALITY PROTEIN: thaumatin-like protein 1 (The sequence of the model RefSeq protein was modified relative to this genomic sequence to represent the inferred CDS: inserted 1 base in 1 codon; deleted 1 base in 1 codon) produces the protein MDCTEFTFVNNCGYTVWPGVLSSSGSPKLDSTGFTLAXGDSRVLLAPTGWSGRFWARTGCNFDSAGRGSCTTGDCGSGQVECNGAGATPPATLAEFTLGGADGKDFYDVSLVDGYNLPVLVEAGGGCAATGCAADLNRRCPVELKVGDGDAAACRSACEAFGKPEFCCSGDYGSPTTCHPSVYSKVFKSACPRSYSYAYDDATSTFTCTAGDYSITFCPGSGPSLGSFKSSF, from the exons ATGGATTGCACCGAGTTCACATTCGTGAACAACTGCGGCTACACGGTGTGGCCGGGGGTGCTCTCCAGTTCCGGCAGCCCGAAACTGGACTCCACCGGCTTCACCCTCG GCGGCGACTCCCGCGTCCTCCTCGCCCCCACCGGCTGGTCCGGCCGCTTCTGGGCCCGCACCGGCTGCAACTTCGACAGCGCCGGCCGCGGATCGTGCACCACCGGCGACTGCGGGTCCGGCCAGGTGGAGTGCAACGGCGCCGGTGCCACCCCCCCGGCGACCCTGGCGGAGTTCACCCTCGGCGGCGCCGACGGGAAGGATTTCTACGACGTGAGCCTGGTGGACGGGTACAACCTGCCGGTATTGGTGGAGGCCGGCGGTGGGTGCGCCGCCACCGGATGCGCGGCGGACCTCAACCGCCGGTGCCCGGtggagctgaaggtcggcgaCGGCGATGCCGCGGCGTGCCGGAGCGCCTGCGAG GCGTTCGGGAAGCCGGAGTTCTGCTGCAGCGGGGACTACGGAAGCCCCACCACGTGCCATCCGTCCGTGTATTCGAAGGTGTTCAAGTCCGCGTGTCCCCGGTCGTACAGCTATGCGTACGACGACGCCACCAGCACATTCACCTGCACCGCCGGCGACTACTCCATTACCTTCTGCCCCGGATCCGGTCCAAG TTTGGGTTCTTTTAAATCATCATTTTAG